From the genome of Ictalurus furcatus strain D&B chromosome 4, Billie_1.0, whole genome shotgun sequence, one region includes:
- the LOC128606333 gene encoding extracellular calcium-sensing receptor-like — translation MHQDGDLIMGGIFEVHFLTLFPELSFTSEPEQPYCEQFDMASFQQAMTMVFAIDEINRNPNLLPNITLGYHLYDNCVKLAVAFRAATALISGTDEVASSLVASNCTGPPPVIGIVGDPGSTHSIAISSVLGLFKVPMVSYYATCSCLTDRHQFPSFFRTIPSDAFQVRAIVQILKHFSWTWVGLVYSNDDYGIYAAHSFHQDVQEQLGGCVAYSEMLPRDNNRRDVERIVRVIKTSTAKVVVVISTGAYLFPLMDEVVLKNVTEKQWIASEAWATSPVFFTSRLLPFLGGTLGFAIRRGEIAGLRDFLLNLRPDMQPANNMVRIFWEEMFGCRFDSAGMQTAGKDRIMLCTGDEDLSSTNTAYSDISELRGSYNVYKAVYALAHALHDLTQCQDGKGPFNGHSCARISTLQPWQVVHYLQTVNFTTGFGDHVSFDKNGDPLAIYDVMNWQPNPDGSIGVHTVGVVDEAAQTDHMLTLNEDALFWNFDTKKPPRSVCSESCPLGTRRAIKKGMPICCFDCLPCADGEISNTTDSNECIVCPDEFWSSPEKDHCVPKEVEFLSYEEPLGISLTTASLFGTCFCTGVLGVFVHHRHTPVVRANNSELSFLLLLSLKLCFLCVLLFIGQPRLWTCQLRHVAFGISFVLSVSSILVKTMVVVAVFKASQPEGQNAMKWFGVAQQRGTVLVLTGLQVVICTVWLATASPTPHKNTRYISSKIVFECAVGSVIGFATLLGYIGLLAAVSFLLAFLARNLPDNFNEAKFITFSMLIFCAVWITFVPAYVSSPGKYSVAVEVFAILASSFGLLLAIFTPKCYIILLHPERNTKKVILGRRPQKK, via the exons ATGCACCAGGATGGAGACCTTATTATGGGAGGCATATTTGAGGTCCACTTTCTTACTTTGTTTCCAGAGTTGAGCTTCACAAGTGAGCCAGAACAGCCCTATTGTGAACA GTTTGACATGGCAAGCTTCCAGCAGGCAATGACTATGGTTTTTGCTATTGATGAGATTAATAGAAATCCCAACCTGCTTCCTAACATCACACTGGGCTACCATCTGTATGACAATTGTGTGAAGCTTGCTGTGGCATTTCGGGCAGCCACAGCCCTGATCAGTGGAACTGATGAAGTTGCCTCCAGCTTGGTTGCCTCCAACTGCACTGGTCCTCCCCCGGTGATTGGGATAGTGGGGGACCCGGGTTCCACTCACTCTATTGCTATCTCTAGTGTCCTGGGGTTGTTTAAAGTGCCCATG GTAAGCTACTATGCCACTTGTTCCTGTCTCACTGACCGGCATCAGTTCCCCTCCTTTTTCAGGACGATCCCCAGTGATGCCTTCCAGGTGCGTGCCATTGTCCAAATCCTGAAACACTTCAGTTGGACATGGGTGGGCCTGGTGTACAGCAATGATGACTATGGTATCTATGCTGCCCACTCCTTCCACCAGGATGTTCAGGAACAGCTGGGTGGCTGTGTGGCTTACTCTGAGATGCTGCCAAGGGACAACAACCGCAGAGATGTGGAGCGTATTGTCAGAGTTATCAAAACGTCCACAGCCAAGGTGGTGGTGGTAATTTCTACTGGGGCCTACTTGTTTCCACTAATGGATGAAGTGGTTCTCAAAAATGTCACTGAAAAGCAATGGATTGCTAGTGAGGCCTGGGCTACTTCACCTGTCTTTTTCACATCACGCCTGCTACCATTCCTTGGAGGAACTCTAGGCTTTGCCATCCGTCGTGGAGAGATTGCAGGGCTTCGGGACTTCCTGCTAAACTTACGCCCTGACATGCAACCCGCAAACAACATGGTGCGGATCTTCTGGGAGGAGATGTTCGGATGCAGGTTTGACTCAGCTGGCATGCAGACTGCTGGGAAAGATAGAATAATGTTGTGCACAGGGGATGAAGATCTGAGCAgcacaaatacagcatacaGTGATATATCTGAACTAAGGGGTtcttataatgtatataaagcAGTTTATGCACTAGCTCATGCCCTGCATGACCTGACACAGTGTCAGGATGGCAAAGGGCCCTTTAATGGTCACAGCTGTGCCAGAATATCTACCCTGCAGCCTTGGCAG GTTGTCCATTACCTACAGACTGTGAATTTCACCACTGGCTTTGGGGACCATGTATCCTTTGACAAGAATGGCGATCCTTTGGCAATCTATGATGTCATGAACTGGCAGCCAAACCCAGATGGGTCGATTGGGGTCCACACAGTTGGTGTGGTGGATGAAGCTGCACAGACAGACCATATGCTTACACTGAATGAGGATGCTCTATTTTGGAACTTTGAtacaaagaaa CCACCAAGGTCGGTGTGCAGTGAAAGCTGCCCCCTGGGCACCAGAAGAGCCATAAAGAAAGGCATGCCCATCTGCTGCTTTGACTGTCTGCCCTGTGCTGATGGAGAGATCAGCAACACAACAG ATTCTAATGAATGCATTGTGTGCCCTGACGAGTTCTGGTCTAGCCCAGAGAAGGACCATTGTGTCCCAAAGGAGGTGGAGTTCCTGTCCTATGAAGAGCCACTGGGCATCTCCTTAACAACAGCTTCTCTGTTCGGCACCTGCTTCTGCACTGGGGTTctgggtgtgtttgtgcatcACCGACACACCCCTGTGGTCCGGGCCAACAACTCTGAGCTGAGTTTCCTGCTGCTCCTGTCACTCAAActgtgtttcctgtgtgtgttgctgttcaTTGGCCAGCCTCGGCTGTGGACATGCCAACTGAGGCATGTGGCATTTGGTATTAGCTTCGTATTGAGCGTCTCCAGCATCCTGGTCAAAACCATGGTGGTTGTGGCTGTGTTTAAGGCCTCTCAGCCAGAAGGCCAAAATGCTATGAAGTGGTTTGGGGTGGCCCAACAGCGAGGTACAGTGCTGGTCCTCACAGGCCTCCAAGTGGTTATATGTACAGTCTGGCTGGCGACAGCATCTCCCACACCCCACAAAAACACTCGCTACATCAGCTCAAAAATAGTCTTTGAATGTGCTGTGGGTTCTGTGATAGGGTTTGCAACTCTATTAGGCTACATTGGCCTGCTGGCTGCTGTAAGCTTTCTTCTGGCCTTCTTAGCAAGGAACCTTCCAGATAACTTTAATGAGGCCAAATTCATCACCTTCAGCATGCTGATATTCTGTGCTGTGTGGATCACCTTTGTGCCTGCATACGTCAGCTCTCCAGGGAAGTATTCTGTGGCTGTCGAGGTCTTTGCTATCTTGGCATCTAGTTTTGGGCTGCTGCTAGCCATATTTACTCCAAAGTGCTACATTATACTGTTGCACCCTGAGCGGAATACCAAAAAGGTCATCCTGGGTCGAAGACCACAAAAGAAATAG
- the LOC128607055 gene encoding extracellular calcium-sensing receptor-like, whose translation MWPGKYLYTYIACSSALALFYHTSLATGLDLDSGYCQLRGHFRLNGMHRDGDLILGGLFEVHFLTVFPELSFTSEPEQPYCEEFDMASFQHAMTMVFTIDEINRNPNLLPNITLGYHLYDNCVKLAVAFRAATALISGTDEVASSLVASNCTGSPPVIGIVGDPGSTHSIAISSVLGLFKVPMVSYFATCSCLTDRHQFPSFFRTIPSDAFQVRAIVQILKHFGWTWVGLVYSNDDYGIYAAHSFHQDVQEQLGGCVAYSEMLPRDNNRRDVERIVRVIKTSTANVVVVISTDAYLLPLMDEVFLKNVTEKQWIASEAWATSPVFLTSNLLPFLGGTLGLAIRRGEIAGLQDFLLHLRPDMQPANNMVRIFWEEMFGCRFDSDGMQTAGKDRIMLCTGDEDLSSTNTAYSDISELRASYNVYKAVYALAHALHDLTQCQDGKGPFNGHSCARISTLQPWQVVHYLQSVNFTTGFGDHVSFDKNGDPLAIYDVMNWQPNPDGSIGVRTVGVVDEAAQTDHVLTLNEDALFWNFDTKKPPRSVCSESCPLGTRRAIKKGMPICCFDCLPCADGEISNTTDSNECIVCPDEFWSSPAKDHCVPKEVEFLSYEEPLGISLTTASLFGTCFCTGVLIVFVHHRHTPVVRANNSELSFLLLLSLKLCFLCVLLFIGQPRLWTCQLRHVAFGISFVLSVSSILVKTMVVVAVFKASQPEGQNAMKWFGVAQQRGTVLVLTGLQVIICTVWLATASPTPHKNTRYISSKIVFECAVGSVIGFATLLGYIGLLAAVSFLLAFLARNLPDNFNEAKFITFSMLIFCAVWITFVPAYVSSPGKYSVAVEVFAILASSFGLLVAIFTPKCYIILLHPERNTKKVIMGRAPQNK comes from the exons atgtGGCCTGGTAAATATCTGTATACGTATATAGCCTGTAGCTCAGCATTGGCCCTCTTCTACCACACATCTTTAGCTACTGGATTGGACTTAGACTCAGGATACTGTCAGCTCCGGGGTCACTTCAGGCTAAATGGGATGCACAGAGATGGAGACCTTATTCTGGGAGGCCTATTTGAGGTCCACTTTCTTACTGTGTTTCCAGAGTTGAGCTTCACAAGTGAGCCAGAACAGCCCTATTGTGAAGA GTTTGACATGGCAAGCTTCCAGCATGCAATGACTATGGTTTTTACTATTGATGAGATTAATAGAAATCCCAACCTGCTTCCTAACATCACACTGGGCTACCATCTGTATGACAATTGTGTGAAGCTTGCTGTGGCATTTCGGGCAGCCACAGCCCTGATCAGTGGAACTGATGAAGTTGCCTCCAGCTTGGTTGCCTCCAACTGCACTGGTTCTCCCCCGGTGATTGGGATAGTGGGGGACCCGGGTTCCACTCACTCTATTGCTATCTCTAGTGTGCTGGGGTTGTTTAAAGTGCCCATG GTGAGCTATTTTGCCACTTGTTCCTGTCTCACTGACCGGCATCAGTTCCCCTCCTTTTTCAGAACAATCCCCAGTGACGCCTTCCAGGTGCGTGCCATTGTCCAAATCTTAAAACACTTCGGTTGGACCTGGGTGGGACTGGTGTACAGCAATGATGACTACGGTATCTATGCTGCCCACTCCTTCCACCAGGATGTTCAGGAACAGCTGGGTGGCTGTGTGGCTTACTCTGAGATGCTGCCAAGGGACAACAACCGCAGAGATGTGGAGCGTATTGTCAGAGTTATCAAAACCTCCACAGCCAACGTGGTGGTGGTAATTTCTACTGATGCCTACTTGTTGCCACTAATGGATGAAGTGTTTCTGAAAAATGTCACTGAAAAGCAGTGGATTGCTAGTGAGGCCTGGGCTACTTCACCTGTCTTTCTCACATCAAACCTGCTACCATTCCTTGGAGGAACTCTAGGCCTTGCCATCCGTCGTGGAGAGATTGCAGGGCTTCAGGACTTCCTGCTACATTTGCGCCCTGACATGCAACCCGCAAACAACATGGTGCGGATCTTCTGGGAGGAGATGTTCGGATGCAGGTTTGATTCAGATGGCATGCAGACTGCTGGGAAAGATAGAATAATGTTGTGCACAGGGGATGAAGATCTGAGCAgcacaaatacagcatacaGTGATATATCTGAATTAAGGGCTtcttataatgtatataaagcAGTTTATGCACTAGCTCATGCCCTGCATGACCTGACACAGTGTCAGGATGGCAAAGGGCCCTTTAATGGTCACAGCTGTGCCAGAATATCTACCCTGCAGCCTTGGCAG GTTGTCCATTACCTACAGAGTGTGAATTTCACCACTGGCTTTGGGGACCATGTATCCTTTGACAAGAATGGCGATCCTTTGGCAATCTATGATGTCATGAACTGGCAGCCAAACCCGGATGGGTCGATCGGGGTCCGCACAGTTGGTGTGGTGGATGAAGCTGCACAGACAGACCATGTCCTTACACTGAATGAGGATGCTCTATTTTGGAACTTTGAtacaaagaaa CCACCAAGGTCGGTGTGCAGTGAAAGCTGTCCCCTGGGCACCAGAAGAGCCATAAAGAAAGGCATGCCCATCTGCTGCTTTGACTGTCTGCCCTGTGCTGATGGAGAGATCAGCAACACAACAG ATTCTAATGAATGCATTGTGTGCCCTGACGAGTTCTGGTCTAGCCCAGCGAAGGACCATTGTGTCCCAAAGGAGGTGGAGTTCCTGTCCTATGAAGAGCCACTGGGCATCTCCTTAACAACAGCTTCCCTGTTCGGCACATGCTTCTGCACTGGGGTTCTGATTGTGTTTGTGCATCACCGACACACCCCTGTGGTCCGGGCCAACAACTCTGAGCTGAGTTTCCTGCTGCTCCTGTCACTCAAActgtgtttcctgtgtgtgttgctgttcaTTGGCCAGCCTCGGCTGTGGACATGCCAACTGAGGCATGTGGCATTTGGTATTAGCTTCGTATTGAGCGTCTCCAGCATCCTGGTCAAAACCATGGTGGTTGTGGCTGTGTTTAAGGCCTCTCAGCCAGAAGGCCAAAATGCTATGAAGTGGTTTGGGGTGGCCCAACAACGAGGTACAGTGCTGGTCCTCACAGGCCTCCAAGTGATTATATGTACAGTCTGGCTTGCTACAGCATCTCCCACACCCCACAAAAACACTCGCTACATCAGCTCAAAAATAGTCTTTGAATGTGCTGTGGGTTCTGTGATAGGGTTTGCAACTCTATTAGGCTACATTGGCCTGCTGGCTGCTGTAAGCTTTCTTCTGGCCTTCTTAGCAAGGAACCTTCCAGATAACTTTAATGAGGCCAAATTCATCACCTTCAGCATGCTGATATTCTGTGCTGTGTGGATCACCTTTGTGCCTGCATACGTCAGCTCTCCAGGGAAGTATTCTGTGGCTGTCGAGGTCTTTGCTATTTTGGCATCTAGTTTTGGGCTGCTGGTAGCCATATTTACTCCAAAGTGCTACATTATACTGTTGCACCCTGAGCGGAATACCAAAAAGGTCATCATGGGTCGTGCACCACAAAATAAATAG